The sequence below is a genomic window from Papio anubis isolate 15944 chromosome X, Panubis1.0, whole genome shotgun sequence.
CTATGGTCTTCAACAGCATTAAAGACTTAGCTTCCGCAATAAAGATTATTAACTGGTCATAGTATTCAGAGGCTTTAGGAACTCCCCTTTTCCAGCTAAAAGAATTATACTCATTATTCAAGACCTATCTCAAAGTTTTCCCACTCTGTGAAATTCACCGCAAATTCCCCAAGCAGAGTTAGAGtcatccttttgtttttcatacCACTTTGTATGAGAGCAGTGCTACTTCTATAGGACTCACTCtgttgtatatttttaacttgaaaaatttttcttctaaaaggtaagtacaaaaaatttaaaaatttttatatattcaaaatgatTTATGTAATCATCTACCTCCATTCCTATTCCCTGGACTTTGAATTCCTTCAGGGCCTCGAAGCTATATTGTTTGTCACCTGAATCCCTCAACAAGCTTTGCAGTGCCTGAGCCTCAAGTAGGCTGGCACGCTTAtcaccttcagcaaccaccacagAGTTTATAATCTAATGAAGTTCCAGGataaacacaaacatatacaaGTCAAAGATGAACAGAACCACATAGAGCAAATACAGAATAAAACTAGCTTCAAGGGTAGAGAGACTTTCACAAATGTTATTAGACTAAGGGCTTTTTGAAGGCACGTATCATGATTCATCCGTTCCTGTATTCGCAGCGCccaagcacagtgcttggcacatcgTATATGCTCAAGGAATATATATGCTATGATGGAGGAATCAAATCGCCTCACCTTTAAATACACCTTTTATGAGTGGCGCCACTGCTGTATTGAAGACTTCTTCCTGTTCAGTAGAGGGATCAAACACAAAATCGTAGGTGAAGGATTTATCTGTACCAACCACCACCTAGAGAAGGCAAGGGACAAGGCGTAagggaagaaatgaaaggcaaGACCACACCCCTCGTTACCATTTGGCCCCAGCTGTTCAGACACAGGCTCTGGACTCTACTACGCACCTGAGGCTCCCCAGGCACGAAGGAAAGGCACATCTGGCAGCCTTCGCTAATCTCTTTGGGGACCAGAGGGCGACAACGCAGCGCCACTCTTACAGGAATTCCCTTCACCTCTTCCTTCATGATCCTATCTCAGCACCGTCTCTGCGAGGGGGAAAAAGAAGGCTCGCTGATGAATGTTAGCAGGTCAGCAGGGGTGGGAGGGCGTCCTCCTCGGTTCCGACCCTTCTCAGTGGGAACACTGCCTTGGGAGATTCACTCTCCAGGACTTGGCCAGGGCTGGACCGTCCGTCAGCCCTGCACTCTAAAGAGAGTGCACGCGCGtctgaaaggcaaagaaaaaactCCAACGGGGACAGCGACAAAGAACCAAAGCCCTAGGGTACCGGGAAGAAACAGGTTCTGAGCTAAGGTGTGCCCCCGTAACTCACCAAACTAAATGTCCCTTCCCCGTTCTCCACGGGTCTCCAGCCGCCCTGTCCCAGACGGAGCTTTAACCGCCAAGTTTCAAATCCGTTCCGGAGACGCCAACCAATTGCAGTGCGGACTGCCGGGGGCGGAGCGCGCACGTCGGCGCGCGCAGGCCGGCGCGGTGGGAAGGGGAGGGTCAGTTTGTTGCACCCTGGCCCGGCCTCTTTTCCACCCTGCGGAGCATCCGCTTCCGGTTCCCAGACTGAATTGGCGGTGAGCGGAGTTTGAGGTCGCTGTGGACTGCCCACTGGTGAGGTGGTGCGGCGTTTACGCGGCCGAGAGCGCGGGACTCAGGCAGAATGTGGGGTGGGGACGTGGGAGGTGGCTGGTCAGGTGAAGGAGGGGTCGATCTGGGGACCCTACCGTTACTAATCGCATCTAGGAAATGTGGGGCGGTGCCTTGCCCCGAGTCCCTGCGGATAGTTAACACTCGCTTGGGCTTCGAAAGTAGATCTTTTTAGACTCGACCCTGATTTCCTCTTCTCCAGGTTTAAGACGGTAACATCTGTTTTGCAGGATTGTTGTGAAAAATGAGGTCCTCTTTCTAGAGTACCTGGCAGGTTGCTTGGCATCCAGAAGATGTTTAGCTAAGTTAagagttttcttcttccttcctgctcTCCTCCAACCTTAACACCTAGATGTGGGCTGTGCCCGTAGACTGACTGCCTTGGAATGGGTTGGAGCTGCTTTCTGAAACTTGCTGGGCTGCTCTCCCTTTTGAACCACTTTTTGTCTGTTCTGATTCACTCTTCCAGGGCCTTGCCCGAGATGGACAGCCGGATTCCTTATGATGACTACCCGGTGGTTTTCTTGCCTGCCTATGAGAATCCTCCAGCATGGATTCCTCCTCATGAGGTGGGAACCATCTGTATTCCTGAGtaggagatttttttccccctgggcATGAGATGATGCATGAAAGGTAGGATGGCAGGGTTAGAAGGCGACATGGAGAGTGCATCTTAGCACTTGTAGCCAGAAGACCCAGAAGCTGGATTCTGAGCAACAGGACCCATTGGGAACTTCTTTGTGGAAGCCTCCTGCTGGGGTCTATTCACACCAGTTAATTCTGGAAATTTGGAGCCTTCCTTTCCATACTGTTAAGAGgcgaaggccaggcgcggtagctcatgtctgtaatcccagcactttgggaggccgaggcaggcagatcacatgaggctgggagttcgagaccagcctgacgaacatggagaaacttcgtctctactaaaaatacaaaattagtcgggcgtggtggcacatgcttgtaatcccagctactagggaggctgaggcaggagaatcgcttgaatctgggaggcggaggttgcggtgagccgagatcaagccattgcactccagcctgggcaacaagagcaaaactccatctcaaaaaaaaaaaaaaaaaaaagtgaagacatGGGGAGCTACTGGGCTGTCCCAATGCTGTCCATCTACTCATTTAGTCAGTGTTATCTGTTCTACTTAAATTAAGTCTATGACCTTTCCTTTTCCTGACTTCAGGGTGATTCATTAGTGATCCAAATGAAGGTAGGTATGAAGTAAGACTGGTAAAATTTCTGGGGTTGCTGTGTCTTGCAGAGGGTGCACCACCCAGACTACAACAATGAGTTGACCCAGTTTCTGCCCCGAACCATCACACTGAAGAAGCCTCCTGGAGCTCAGGTGAACTTATGAAACCTTATTCCAGGCTAGATTCATCCATACCAGAAGTTGGCAGTGTTGGGGGGATGGATTGGAAAGCAGGTGCAGATGTGAGGAAACTTTCCTTCTTGTGGACAGAAAAGCTGAGATAACACTTCTGCAACTTCTGACTTTCCTCTCAGGGACACACAAGCTGAGCTATTGCACGATGATGCTACTAGTTGTTCTTGTGTTTGTGGTCTCTATTGAGCCCCCATTCTGTGCTCTTGTCTTATAGTTGGGATTTAACATCCGAGGAGGAAAGGCCTCCCAGCTAGGCATCTTCATCTCCAAGGTATTTATGCCCAGTAGACAATATGGATAGTTACCTCCCTTTGTTAAATTAACAGATTGCAGAACCCTAATGTCCCAAAGGCTGAGAGGATGACTCAGTGGATTCATAGAAGGGGTATAATGGAGACACCCCCTTTCCcactttaaacttttcatttggcAGGCCATCTGTCTGCATAGATTATCACAGAAAAACAATAGCACCTTACATGTGAATAGCACCGAATTTCACTGACAGTCTTCTGCAATTATCGCATCCCAATCACATGTATTCTCTTTTTACCAACAGGTAATTCCTGACTCTGATGCACATAGAGCAGGACTTCAGGAAGGGGACCAAGTTCTAGCTGTGAATGATGTGGATTTCCAAGATATTGAGCACAGCAAGGTGAGCACAGTACTTGGGCTGTGGTGCTGCAAGAAGCCATCTCAAATAGGACATATTGGACAGGAGTAGCCCAATCTGTAACTTAATAAGAAAGCATTTTGCTGGGCgctgtggtacatgcctgtaatcccagctatttaggaggctgaggcgggaggatcacgtgagcccaggaatttaagaccagcccaggcaacacagcaagaccctgtctcaaaaaaaaaaaaaaaaaaaaatagagaaagtaaGCACCTCTCCTGGGGAAAGTACCAGAGGGAAGCAGCTATTAGTGATACAGAGGTTGGAGTGGCAAATCCCTTTCCCCATGTTATGATTCTGTCTTGGGTCATATCTCTTCATTTGTACAAGCTACTGTGTTCCTTCCAGGCTGTTGAGATCCTGAAGACAGCTCGTGAAATCAGCATGCGTGTCCGCTTCTTTCCCTATAGTAAGTGCCACTTTTTTCACTTTCCTGACAGGGCCGTAAGTAAGAACTCTTTAAATACTGATAGCTAGAGGCCCTACAAGTTGGGGATAGGGAATCGGGAGCTCAGGTGTGAAGATAACCTGCTctgttcctccttttcttcttctttccttcagatTACCATCGCCAAAAAGAGAGGACTGTGCACTAGAAAGTTGCAGCCCACAGCCCTTCATGTGGACTCTGCCATGACATGCTAACTAGACTTCAGGAGAGCCACTTCTATTTTCAGCCCCTCCCTGGAATAGTGAGTTGGGAGGATGGGGAGACAGCTAACCAACTGAATTACCCAAACTGTATTGCACTTTTAGTTCCCTAGTTTTCTAGGTGAGCTTCATTCCCTGAAAGGAGGATGATATCTAGGCATAACCTAGCCTGTGAGGAACCTAGTTAGGAAAgacagctgacatttattgaataccatgTACTAGTCCCTTACATAtgtcatattttaattatagaaatcAGTAGCAAAAAGAATCTTGGGGATTTTCCATCTGACTTCCCTGACCATCTTATCCCATCCTTGTACTACCAGAGGATTCATACACTTTTCAGACTCCAAAGAGACCCTGTTTTCACCCCTTCCTCCTCCTAGCCTCTCCCccaaaaagtaaaacacaatgCTGAAGAAATATTGGTGTGGCTTTTGAATGTTACCAATTGGATGTAAAATGCTATTGAGGGAAGAAAAAGCTCTTCCAAAGAGAGGAGCCACTGGAAGGAACAGAGCAACACTATACCTACCTCGCAGCTACCTATGATGTCTGACCAGAACATTAGGGAGGCCGAGGAACATTAACCACAGTATAACTAAGGAATGGCATAGAGTGAGGGGCACTGAAAGAAACTGCCTGTTCCCCTAGCTTTGAACATTTCTCTGCAGGGGACAGTATTAATAtaattctctcttctttctcatatTCTTTGATCTGGAACATAAACTAAGGAAGGGGCTTAGATGCATTTCTTTTCTGAGGCAGCAGTAAGAAATTGGTTCACAGTTTCCAACTTGTAAGTTGAGTAGTACTAACTGCtgacttctcccttttcttcaccCCAGCCCCAAATAACATTCTGCCATGTTCCTAGATCTTTAGTTACCAATCCACCATTACAGGATTCCTGGTCACGCCTATGCCATCGCCACTGACATGTTCAAAATACCGATTTGGAATTGAAAGTTTTCTAgtgtgaggctgggtgtggtggcttatgcctgtaatcccaccactttgggaggccaaggtgggcggatagcttgaggccaggagttcgagaccagcctggccaacaaggtgcaaccccatctctactaaaaatacaaaaattagatgggcgtggtagcacactgcctgtaatccgagctactcgggaggctgaggcaggaggattgtttgaaccctggaggtggaggttgcagtgagccaagatggtgccactgcactccagcctggctgacagagtgactgtctcagagggaaaaaaaaaaaaaaagttttctagtGTGGCGTGGGGTGATGTACCCCTATGATGAAGTCCCAAAATTTGCCTTGAAAGAATCCTGGggaacttaaatatatatttatagaccCGTCTACTGGACAATGATTCTGTTAGTCTGAGGTGGAATctggaaatctggatttttaaagaCGCaaaggaaataagtaaataagtctTCAAATGTAGGAAACATGGTTCTAAACAGTAGTACTATACTCTATGGGGAAGGTCTGGTTCTTCCTATATATCCCACCCTAGCTCTACTGACATACCTCTTCTAGAGCCTCAGTGCTATTGTTAGGTGGCAACATCCCTTGAGAGCAGAGCTGGAGGTAGGATTAATGTAGCTGTCTCTATGCTTCCTGGGAAATCCTGTTCTATGCTCCTATTTGCTGACCCCCTGCCCCGCATTGGCcacgaaagaaagaaaatagtagcTTGGTTACTTCCATAAAGGCATGTTGGGTGACTTGGCTGAATGTTGAGGTCCAAGGCTCTCCCTGTGGTTAACAGGtcttaaaaaatgtatctaaGAAGTATGAAAAACATGGTAAAAAGTCCCAGCCAGGTGCCATGGGCCTAAGAGGCAAAAACCCTCCTGCCCTAAATTGGTTCTCACTTGAGATACTTGGATTGGTTCTATGTTAGGGCACCAACGTGAGATAATTGCATTGTGGAAATATAGGTATAGTGTGGAGAAAGCACAAGCAGTAACAGCCTTAGGTTAAAGAACCATTTATTGAGGGTGTAcgtaaacaacaacaaacagtggAGAATGAATTGTATTGGCCTTTGAAGTATGTCAGCTGCTATAGAACTGTATTCTCTACAGATGTCTTTTAGCCATCAGAGAAGGTAAGGTAGAATTCCCAGGTGCTGCAAGAAGCTTCCACCCAGTAGCTGTGAGATGCAGTCGGGAAAAAATGATAGCACTTTCAGGGGTTCTGTTTTTACCCCAAGCCTAGGAATTGGAAGAGAGTAAGTGACCATGTATCATAAAACGAGGTGGGGAGGAGAACTGGCATGGCAACCCCAAATGTAAGAAATCCATCAAATGAGGCAGAGAAAGCCTAAGCTGTCAACGGGAACAATAGCTTCTGTTGCCTGACTCCTCGAAGGATTCCAGTTCGATTTCAACTGCTGAAGTGTGTGTTAAGGAAGCTAATACAGTGAGGTGACTGGAGTCAAATCTCAACACCCAGGGTCAGCTTCTAGGAGATGTAGAAGAGGAATTCTGATCTTACAATCCCTCTCACCTAAAGGCAAACCAACGAACTACTTTGGGCTAAAGTTAGTCCTGTTTTTCCCTTAAGTACCACTCAGGCATCAGCTCAGCAAAGGAAACTTACCTTCTCTACTTGTATACTCCCTACCCCAGCAAAGCTAGGAAAAAGGATACTCCCCTCTTTCGGTGGAGGTAAAGTCCTTGTGGAAAGAAGGGCAGAAACCACATGCCGGAACAGCTGTGCGTGTGTGAatggtgaccaaaaaaaaaaaggaaaaaaaaaggtcaggttCAGAGGCTGGAATAATTCAGGGCCTTTGAGATACATGATGGGGAGATGAATCTtgacccccaccccacaaaagaTAAGCCAAGGTTATCCAAAAGAGTAAACAGTGGTGGTAGCTACAGACAGAGTGCAGTTAAAGTATTATAGAAAGAAACAAGTATTACCTTTTTCACGTTGTAACCGGTTTTGGCACTGGTCTCGATAAACATCACATTGAGGTTTCTGGATTTTTCTTCACCCTCTTCGGCAGTGACTTGTCTGGACGAATCAGAAATGATGAAAAGGGCCAGAGTTATTGGATATGGATAGATTCTTCTGAGGTGTAATGATGCTTACCTAGCGCCAGGAACTCTAGAAGGCTTAAACCTATGACCCATCTGATTACAGGGTGGGGACTCTCTCCTATACCCCCCACATATCCTTGTGCCCTGATGGGACGCCCCCCTGTCCTTCCCCTCCTGCAGTGCTGGTAGTGGGCAGAGGAGACTAAGGTAACTCCTCCCCAAGTAAATAGAACACAGTTGACCCTCCCCATAGAGACTGAATTTTAGGTATGCCAGAAGAAATTGTAGTTATACTTTACCTTTTGTTATCCAAATCAATCTTGTTACCCACCAACATGATGACAACATCGTCACCTCTTTCTGCTCGTACATGTTCTACCCACTTATCTGtctccttaaaagaactgatgtCTGCAAGAGAATATGTTGCAGAGCGTTGAAACATTTAGGAGAGATTTGGAGAGAACACTTCCTCTCTGCTAATTTTATCAATCTCCCTATCAATCTCTTTATAATCCccttttgaaataaaacattgcATAACACCCACTTGTGATGTCATAGACAACCACTGCAATAGTTGAATCACGAATGTAGCTAGGAATTAGGCTGTGAAAGCGCTCCTGGCCAGCTGTGTCCCATAGCTGCAGCTGAACCTGCATAAAACAAATGTTCAGGAAGAAGATGgggaaaggtagaaaagaaactagcctttttaaaaagctcagaCCTAATAAAGGCAGAATACAAAAGGTCGGGGAGAGTGGATCCCTGAGAAGTGGCTGCTATAGCCTCAAACCAAGTGGCCTATAGTCCTAGGACAGGTCCAACCAATTTCAATATACTGTTTTGATTCAGGAAGACCCTACAGCACAGCAGATTTAAGGATTCAAGGTCTCTTGGAGTTTATGTTACAGTTGGAGATTAGATGAAGGCAGACAGAACAAGAAACATCATAGGGCTTGGTAATTTGAAGAGGCTTCAGTTTTTTTGATGGTGCTACCCAACTGTGATGAATAGGCCTAAGGGGTTGAAGTGTAGGGTTTGTGGTATGAGAGTTAACACTCACTATTTGGTCCTCCAAGTACATGGTCTTAGACAAGAAGTCAATTCCAACAGTTGCCTGCAAAAGAAAGTGAGAGACACTCCAGCATTCCCTCTATTCCCAATATGAGGCAGTCTTAGAACCCAAAGTGGAGAATGACCCTTCAAGAAGTTGTCCTGGCTCCACTTCCCAATGCTTATAATACATAACTTTGAGGAGGAGAATCTCCAGGTGAGTCCGCCAAGAAGAGCGGCAAAAATGTATCATATGACTTGGTGATGGGCTTACCTGGCAGGCGCAGCCGAAGCTGTTGTACATGAAGCGGGTGATGACGGATGTCTTCCCTACTGTGAGGGAGTTAAGCAGGCCAATCGTTGCCCTCGGTGCCCTTTCTCCCcccaatgtttctttctttctttttttttttttttttttgagacagagtattcgttctgtcgcccaggctggagtgcagtggccggatctcagctcactgcaagctctgcctcctgggtttacgccattctcctgcctcagcctccccagcagctgggactacaggcgcctgccacctcgcccggctagtttttgtatttttttttttttagtagagacggggtttcactgtgttagccaggatggtctcgatctcctgacctcgtgatccgcccatctcggcctcccaaagtgctgggattacaggcttgagccaccgcgcccggccgatgtttCTATGAgccctccctcttcccactccAACCTTTCCCAACAAGGAGGAACTCGGTTCCCCAGAGAATGCCCCACCCCATTTCATACCAATTACACCTCCCTGTCCCCAAAACCCAACCCAGACCCGCACCGCTCGGCTCTCCCAGGAATAAGAGTTTAGATCTGCACAGAGACTGGTATTCGGTTCTTTCGGCAGCCTCCAGGCCAAAGCCTCCGGCCTCCATCCAGGCCTTGTCATGACCAAAGGCAGACATCGCTTCAGGTAGGTGGCAGCCAAAATGGCTTCCGACGCTCAGCCTGCGCCGCCAGACGTCATGCCATACTCTACTGACGTCCGCTGATGGCCATTGGCTTCACACCCAGGCCTGGGCACGGCCACGCCCCCTCGGCCCCCTCCTCACAGCTTGCACTGTGCCTCGTGTTCAGCGCAATCCTATGGCCACTCGAGTGGGGTCATGGGGTGGAGAGAGGGATGGCCACTGACCGTGTCACAGGAAGTTGGGGTCAGCGTAAGGGAAAAGCACGGGCTAAGTGTAGTGTAATCACGGCgaaggggtggaggtggggaagaTTGTTCTCAGCAGTTCCATGATCCTCCAGGAAGAGGAAATAGGCAAGAGATCGCCAGGCACATCTGAACACACTGATTAATTTATTAGAGTGTTACAGTGGGGGCTCCCACACAGACGGGCACCAGAGCGAGGTGCTCAGCTCCCCTCATCTCCCTCGGCCTCCGCAGCCTTCTGGTTCTCCTCCTCGCCTTTCCGCGTAAACTCCTCGATGACTATGTCCTCAGAGCTTGCAGAAGCAGCAGAAGAGAATGGAGGGTTAGGAACCCCTTTCTGGGTGTTCTCCGTGTCCACTCTTTTTTCCTGATCCCAGAAAAGTGAtcccctccctgcttcccagcTAGGCTCCTCGGCCCCCTCTTGGTGCCCCCACTCCTCCATCAGCCACTCTGGCTTGTTTCCTTCCATTCCCGCCCAAATTTCCCAGCACAAAATTCCCCCAGGAGCACTGGAAGAGAAATAAGGATgaggggtgggaaggagggaaggtaTCAAAGAATGAAAGATGAAAGAAGTAAGGGCGAGGGGGtgggggaaaaggaagaagaaaaatgggaaggGGATGAGGGGGAAGGATGATTCCAACAAGAGCAGAAGGTGGAGGGCGGGGGGGAtgcagaaagggaaaggagggcaTATGAAAAGCACCGAACTGTGACACGAAGCTAAGCCATATGTTTCCACTGCACACGTATTGAAAGCACCCCAGGGAAGCATTTTCACATTTCCATCATCATAACATGGAGGGTGGCAATGGGAAGAGGGGCATGGGGCTTCCCAGTCTTGTATTCCATTACCTAGCAGCCTCTGTAACAAgcatggagagagagggaaaaaatggagCTGAAGCTGATTAGGGGCTCTTCGGTTCCCTGAAGAAGTATCTTtacttccccctcccccttcccaatCCTTCGTCTCCAgcacacacgacacacacacTTCCCCTGAAAACCTAGACACCCAGCCTACCTATTGCTATTCCATCCCCAGGCAAACTGCTAGTCTCCAATTCATGAGATCAGAATGGCTTGGACCCCAGTCCTCAGGACAACCGTTCCTGTGAGTTCCACCTGGTCACTCACCTTGAGATGGCTTCGGATGGATCAGGACCAAGGGTAGCTCCACACCAACATCGCTGCAAGGATCCCAAGGTGGAGTTACATCTCCTCTCTCTACAAGCCCAATCCCCGGACCTCCCTCCCTTAGTTTTCCAGTCTTTGGATGCCCTCAGACCCTCCCGAATCAATCATTTTGCTCTCCTTATCCCCTTGTCCTCCTCTTCTTGCCCAagtccccccaccccacagtcTCTCACCTGGCTGTCAGGTCTCCTAGGATGCTGTGGGTAGAATGACACCCAAAATTAGCAGCAGGAAATACAGAAGGGGCAACCTAGTTTCACTAGGGGATGAGGGATCATAAGACCTAATGAGCCAGCCACAGAATGGGTTTCTGGAAGGGAAAGTGACTTGCTCACTGAGCTCACCGGTTTGGGAACCTGGTCTGGGAGAAGGGGTGGGGAATGGTTTGATTGGGTCAATCTAactgagagaaaaacagaagcgAAAAACCCTTGACTCCTCAGCCCCTTCCCAGACAGACCCAGAACCCTCACTTACCCACCACAGGACACCATCAGGTTGACTCTGACTTTGTAGGACACCAGGATCCCCAGCAGCTCTTTGTCCATTCCAGGTCTAATACTGGAGGTTGTAGTATTCGTTTTGGGGTGTTTGGGAGCATGAGGAGTAATTCATTCAGTCCCCAGTTTCTTCTCATGCATTCCCATCACCACACCCTATTATGTTTAGTCTTATCGTAGAATATCTCCCAGGCTCTAACCTCTCCTACCCATTGAGACCACATTTCTCTTCCTAACATTCACTTTTACCATGTCACCCTCTGCTCAAGAGCCTACATTTTGAATATAACAACTACTCTGCCTGACTTTCAAGACCCCTAACAACCTTGCCCTATCTAGCCTCTCTAACCTTTTCTGCCCTAACTCCTGGGATACAACCTAAGCAGACCCATCTTCTCTCCGTGATCAGAACATGCCATGTGGATTCCCACCTTCTAGCCTTGGCCCATGCTGTGTCCCTAGTCTAGAAtgctctcttttttcctctgttgGTATCCAGATCCTTCACATTCTTCAAAATCTAGCTTATtctacctcctccaggaagccctcacCAGCTCTCCTGGCTTCTTTTAACTTTGTTGCACTTTTACTCTGAACCACGTGCACTAACATTTAACTGTTGGGTTGTATTTGCATCTCTCTTTGTTCCTCATCTAGGCCATAAATTGACTGAAGGCTGTCTTAAACTTCTTTGTATTCTCCACATTGCTTAGCATAGGAATGAGCATGTAATAGGTGTTCAGTAAAAAACCCACTGAAAAATAAGACACTGAAAGCTGTATGAGCTTGAGAAAATCTCTTCATTGCTCTGGGCTGCTGATctcttacatataaaataatgcagTTTGGATGATttctaatggtatttctagcAATAACAGTCTATAGCTACTTGATTGATAAGGGTAGGGAGAGATGGAGGGATTACACTTGACAGATGGTGGCAGGTGGTTTTTGGTGGGAGACACATCTAACACTAGGGCCTCCGAAGGCACAGAACCAAGTGAATGACTTCCTAGAATTCTATTCATTCCTGttgcatcattttccttttttgccctccttttcctccatttctcATCTCCTAGTCTTCTACTCCATCTTTATCTTTTCTAGAGAGTAGCTTCTGTAGAGATCACAGTATTCAGAGCCGGATGACATGTGATATAATCCTGTCTACGTCTACCACTTAACAGCGATGCCACCTTAAATGAATTCCttcttctctctgagcctcagggtccttaagtgtaaaaggaaataagaaCACCTATCCAGGCTACTTTAGTGGGGTTCTCACAAAGATAACATAGTACATAGGTAGGACCTTTGTGAACTGTGAAATCGTATACAACATAAGGATTGCTTTCCTctccatgttttcctttttttctgcctaTGACCTAAGCCTGCCGTTGGTCCCACAGGCATTATTGAGCTTACTGCCGGCCCTTAGGCCTGGAGGAGTCTCTGAACACTGCCCTAGAGacactttaaaaaacagataGGCTTCACTGAAGATGAAACGTCAGAGCTGTAAATGTAGCATGTAGAATGGTTGAGGGGTGGGAAATGGAGGCTGAGAGTTACATTTGAGCTTACATCGTGCTAGAAGCCAGGTTGGTATCTTCATGCTTAAGTTTGCCATCCAGTGCCAGGCCCCGTTTCTGGCAGCTGGCAGCCAGGATTGGGGTTACTGCAAAGCTCTGGGAGAAGCTGGAATTGGCAGCTACAGTCTCCCTTCAAAAGAAGAACAAGAGAAGAATTTAGGCTGGGCTTGCTGACTAAGCATACTTTTACTCCCAAGAGTATCTTGTACAAGATTATACAAGAACCTACTGGAGTATCCAAGAGAGGTGACATGTTTAACTGTGAAGACTGGGGGGAGTTAGTTCTGGTGGGAAATCCTTATGCCCCTGCCCTCGCTCAGCAtcgtgatgggattgctgggggTAAGTTGCATCTCCTCCATCTAGTTCTCCTGGGAATCCCTCCCTGGGATCTTCCACCACCCTTTTTCCCCCAACCCCCTCACCTGCTTCCTGGACCTCTTTCCACCACCCCACCCCTTGGCTCTCTGAGCCTAGCCCCAGCACCAGCTCACGTGAATTCCTGA
It includes:
- the PDZD11 gene encoding PDZ domain-containing protein 11 isoform X1 codes for the protein MGWSCFLKLAGLLSLLNHFLSVLIHSSRALPEMDSRIPYDDYPVVFLPAYENPPAWIPPHERVHHPDYNNELTQFLPRTITLKKPPGAQLGFNIRGGKASQLGIFISKVIPDSDAHRAGLQEGDQVLAVNDVDFQDIEHSKAVEILKTAREISMRVRFFPYNYHRQKERTVH
- the PDZD11 gene encoding PDZ domain-containing protein 11 isoform X3 — protein: MDSRIPYDDYPVVFLPAYENPPAWIPPHERVHHPDYNNELTQFLPRTITLKKPPGAQVIPDSDAHRAGLQEGDQVLAVNDVDFQDIEHSKAVEILKTAREISMRVRFFPYNYHRQKERTVH
- the PDZD11 gene encoding PDZ domain-containing protein 11 isoform X2 codes for the protein MDSRIPYDDYPVVFLPAYENPPAWIPPHERVHHPDYNNELTQFLPRTITLKKPPGAQLGFNIRGGKASQLGIFISKVIPDSDAHRAGLQEGDQVLAVNDVDFQDIEHSKAVEILKTAREISMRVRFFPYNYHRQKERTVH
- the RAB41 gene encoding ras-related protein Rab-41, which codes for MSAFGHDKAWMEAGGFGLEAAERTEYQSLCRSKLLFLGEPSGKTSVITRFMYNSFGCACQATVGIDFLSKTMYLEDQIVQLQLWDTAGQERFHSLIPSYIRDSTIAVVVYDITNISSFKETDKWVEHVRAERGDDVVIMLVGNKIDLDNKRQVTAEEGEEKSRNLNVMFIETSAKTGYNVKKLFRHVVSALLSTRTLPPPKEGTVEIELESFEESGNRSYCSR